From Bradyrhizobium symbiodeficiens, the proteins below share one genomic window:
- a CDS encoding glutathione S-transferase: protein MKYELYYWPEIQGRGEYVRLALEEAGAAYVDVARGARGTAAMMKMMDAHQGTPPFAPPFLRAGKLVIGQTANILLYLGARHGLAPKTEAGKLWVHQLQLTITDFVVEIHDTHHPLGPSLYYEDQKPPAKKRTADFWSERVPKYLGYFEQLLTGNGGAYVTGRRLTYVDLSLFQIVAGLRYAFPKRMTAFETDIPGLVALHDRIAARPNIKAYLASERRIPFNEQGIFRRYRELDG, encoded by the coding sequence ATGAAATACGAGCTCTACTACTGGCCCGAGATCCAGGGCCGCGGCGAATATGTGCGGCTGGCGCTGGAGGAGGCGGGGGCCGCTTACGTCGATGTCGCGCGCGGAGCGCGCGGTACGGCTGCGATGATGAAGATGATGGACGCGCATCAGGGCACGCCGCCCTTTGCGCCGCCGTTCCTGAGAGCGGGCAAGCTCGTCATCGGCCAGACCGCCAACATCCTGCTCTATCTCGGCGCCCGCCATGGGCTCGCGCCGAAGACGGAGGCCGGAAAACTCTGGGTGCACCAGCTGCAGCTCACCATCACCGATTTCGTGGTCGAGATCCACGATACCCATCATCCGCTCGGACCCTCGCTCTATTACGAGGACCAGAAGCCGCCGGCGAAGAAACGCACGGCGGATTTCTGGAGTGAGCGGGTGCCGAAATATCTCGGCTATTTCGAGCAGCTTCTCACCGGGAATGGCGGCGCCTATGTCACCGGCCGGCGGCTCACTTACGTCGATCTCTCGCTGTTCCAGATCGTCGCGGGGCTGCGCTATGCCTTCCCCAAGCGCATGACGGCGTTTGAGACGGACATTCCGGGGCTCGTCGCCCTGCACGACCGCATCGCCGCGCGGCCGAACATCAAGGCCTATCTGGCAAGCGAGCGCCGCATTCCCTTCAACGAGCAGGGCATCTTCCGCCGCTATCGTGAGCTCGATGGCTAG
- a CDS encoding SET domain-containing protein, whose translation MPAIASSKSYRVGRSKTGLGLFATMPIKKGTRIIRYFGPILDSKIPAHDEIENKYLFELNGRWTIDGSVRKNLARYINHSCRPNAESDVRPRERKVFIRAIRNIEPGDEINYDYGTDYFKAYLKPIGCKCESCEKKRKKLRAEARAEAAKVKARKAKKVVAKGSNKGSKTKAAKKKKLNGRAVAKANGRARA comes from the coding sequence ATGCCAGCCATCGCCTCCAGCAAATCCTACCGGGTCGGCCGCTCCAAGACCGGACTTGGCCTGTTCGCCACCATGCCGATCAAGAAGGGGACCCGGATCATCCGCTATTTCGGACCGATTCTGGACTCCAAGATTCCCGCGCACGACGAGATCGAGAACAAATACCTGTTCGAGCTCAACGGCCGCTGGACCATCGACGGCTCGGTGCGCAAGAACCTCGCCCGCTACATCAACCATTCCTGCCGGCCCAACGCCGAGTCCGACGTCCGGCCGCGCGAGCGCAAGGTCTTCATCCGCGCCATCAGGAACATCGAGCCGGGCGACGAGATCAATTACGATTACGGCACTGACTATTTCAAAGCCTATCTGAAGCCGATCGGTTGCAAGTGCGAGTCGTGCGAGAAGAAGCGCAAGAAGCTGCGCGCCGAGGCACGGGCGGAAGCCGCCAAGGTGAAGGCGCGCAAGGCGAAGAAGGTGGTCGCCAAGGGTTCGAACAAGGGTTCGAAGACCAAGGCCGCCAAAAAGAAGAAGCTCAACGGTCGCGCCGTTGCCAAGGCTAACGGCCGCGCGCGGGCTTAG
- a CDS encoding inner membrane-spanning protein YciB, producing the protein MKDVFARLASDLFSAIVFLVVYLVTDNVILATSVAIAGAFAQVVYARIKGQPLNYMTYASLALVVVLGTITLLTNDPRFMLAKPAIAHFAIGLIMLKRGWMLRYMPPIVVETVPEYVTAAGYAWAALMFVIGAGVIVVASTGDLKLWAFYLTVVAGGGKILAFAVQYVVLRLIVTSRRRAAARA; encoded by the coding sequence ATGAAGGACGTATTCGCCCGCCTCGCCTCCGACCTCTTCTCCGCCATCGTCTTCCTGGTCGTCTACCTCGTCACCGACAACGTCATCCTGGCGACGTCGGTGGCGATCGCCGGCGCGTTCGCACAAGTGGTCTACGCCCGCATCAAGGGACAGCCGCTCAACTACATGACTTACGCGAGCCTCGCGCTCGTCGTCGTGCTGGGCACGATCACGCTCTTGACCAATGATCCCCGCTTCATGCTGGCAAAGCCCGCGATCGCGCATTTCGCGATCGGTCTGATCATGCTCAAGCGCGGCTGGATGCTGCGTTACATGCCGCCAATCGTCGTCGAGACCGTTCCGGAATATGTCACGGCTGCGGGCTATGCCTGGGCGGCGCTGATGTTCGTGATCGGCGCCGGCGTGATCGTGGTCGCCTCCACAGGCGATCTGAAGCTGTGGGCGTTCTACCTCACGGTGGTCGCCGGCGGCGGCAAGATCCTGGCCTTCGCCGTGCAGTATGTTGTGCTCCGGCTCATCGTCACCAGCCGCCGGCGCGCCGCCGCCCGCGCCTAA
- the flhB gene encoding flagellar biosynthesis protein FlhB gives MSEDKDPESQTEDPTQKRLDDALERGDVAKSQEINTWFMMAGGTLVVSTFSGSVGSGLLAPMRGLLANSWMIKTDGKALIALMQQIEFAILAAIGVPLLMLMLAAIAGNMLQHRLVWSAESLTPKFSKISPGAGFKRIFGKQAAANFLKGIGKLVALSVVMTMVLWPERHRMEAMVRLDPAAMLGASTSMTIHLLGAVVAALAIIAIADYFFQYRSWFQRQKMSLQEIKEEFKQSEGDPHIKGKLRQLRQQRSRKRMMTAVPKASVIITNPTHYSVALSYERGMTAPICVAKGVDNLAFKIREIAREHDIPIVENVPLARALYATVEIDQEIPAEHYHAVAEVIGYVMRLKRGFSAGRG, from the coding sequence ATGTCAGAAGACAAGGACCCAGAGAGTCAAACAGAAGACCCGACGCAAAAGCGTCTGGACGACGCGCTCGAACGCGGCGACGTCGCCAAGAGCCAGGAGATCAACACCTGGTTCATGATGGCAGGCGGCACGCTCGTGGTCTCCACCTTCTCGGGCTCGGTGGGCAGCGGGCTGCTGGCGCCGATGCGGGGCCTGCTCGCCAATTCCTGGATGATCAAGACCGACGGCAAGGCCCTGATCGCGCTGATGCAGCAGATCGAATTCGCCATTCTCGCAGCGATCGGCGTGCCGCTGCTGATGCTGATGCTGGCGGCGATTGCCGGCAACATGCTGCAGCACCGCCTGGTCTGGTCGGCCGAATCCCTCACGCCGAAATTCAGCAAGATCTCGCCCGGCGCCGGCTTCAAGCGCATCTTCGGCAAGCAGGCGGCGGCCAATTTTCTCAAGGGCATCGGCAAGCTGGTCGCGCTCAGCGTGGTCATGACCATGGTCCTGTGGCCGGAGCGGCATCGCATGGAGGCGATGGTCAGGCTCGACCCGGCCGCCATGCTCGGCGCCAGCACCAGCATGACGATCCATCTGCTCGGGGCGGTGGTCGCGGCGCTCGCGATCATCGCCATTGCCGATTATTTTTTCCAGTACCGCAGCTGGTTCCAGCGGCAGAAGATGTCGCTCCAGGAGATCAAGGAAGAGTTCAAGCAGTCCGAAGGCGATCCGCACATCAAGGGCAAGCTCAGGCAGTTGCGCCAGCAACGCTCCAGGAAGCGCATGATGACGGCGGTTCCCAAGGCCTCGGTGATCATCACCAACCCGACCCACTATTCGGTGGCGCTGTCCTACGAGCGCGGCATGACGGCCCCGATCTGCGTCGCCAAGGGCGTCGACAATCTCGCCTTCAAGATCCGGGAAATCGCGCGCGAGCACGACATCCCGATCGTGGAGAACGTGCCGCTCGCCCGCGCGCTCTACGCCACCGTCGAGATCGACCAGGAAATCCCGGCTGAGCACTACCATGCGGTCGCCGAAGTCATCGGCTACGTCATGCGGCTGAAGCGTGGCTTCAGCGCCGGGCGAGGATAA
- a CDS encoding Tim44 domain-containing protein — protein MPGIWETHMNFSLRSRSLFKTIAVVLALALPTALAISSADARVGGGGSSGSRGARTFAAPPSTSTAPGSASQFNRTYTQPGAGMNSAASAPARGGLFGGRAGGIMGGLAAGFLGAGLLGMLFGGGLFGGLGGLSSIIGLIIQIALVVLVVRLAMSWWQRRHTPQAAYANADAGAAPGPQPNQRGGLGGGLGGFGFGANANNAPLEIKPDDYEAFERLLGDVQTAWSNEDVAKLHTLATPEMVSYFEQDLGQNRAKNVVNKVTNVKLLQGDLAEAWREGETDYATVALRFALTDKTLDRNSGTVVAGSEQPGEVTEVWTFARRPGSGWELSAIQQTN, from the coding sequence ATGCCGGGGATTTGGGAAACGCACATGAATTTCTCGCTACGCTCCCGCAGTCTCTTCAAGACGATCGCTGTCGTGCTGGCGCTTGCGCTGCCGACCGCCCTGGCGATCTCGTCCGCCGACGCGCGTGTCGGCGGCGGCGGCTCGTCGGGCTCACGCGGCGCGCGCACCTTTGCGGCGCCGCCCTCGACCTCCACGGCGCCGGGCTCGGCCTCGCAATTCAACCGCACCTACACCCAGCCGGGCGCAGGCATGAACTCGGCTGCGTCCGCGCCCGCGCGCGGCGGCCTGTTCGGCGGTCGCGCCGGCGGCATCATGGGCGGCCTTGCGGCCGGCTTCCTCGGTGCCGGCCTGCTCGGCATGCTGTTCGGCGGCGGCCTGTTCGGCGGCCTCGGCGGCCTGTCCTCGATCATCGGCCTGATCATCCAGATCGCGCTCGTGGTGCTGGTGGTGCGGCTGGCGATGTCCTGGTGGCAGCGCCGTCACACGCCGCAAGCGGCCTATGCCAATGCCGATGCGGGCGCAGCTCCCGGACCGCAGCCGAACCAGCGGGGCGGACTTGGTGGTGGTCTTGGCGGCTTCGGCTTCGGCGCGAACGCCAACAACGCGCCGCTCGAGATCAAGCCGGACGATTACGAGGCGTTCGAGCGCCTGCTCGGCGACGTCCAGACCGCCTGGTCGAACGAGGACGTGGCCAAGCTGCATACGCTCGCGACGCCGGAAATGGTCTCCTATTTCGAGCAGGACCTCGGCCAGAACCGTGCGAAGAACGTCGTCAACAAGGTCACCAATGTGAAGCTGTTGCAGGGCGACCTAGCGGAAGCCTGGCGTGAAGGCGAGACCGACTACGCCACAGTGGCGCTGCGCTTCGCACTCACCGACAAGACGCTCGACCGCAACAGCGGCACGGTCGTCGCCGGCAGCGAACAGCCGGGCGAAGTCACCGAAGTCTGGACCTTCGCGCGACGGCCCGGCAGCGGCTGGGAATTGTCGGCGATCCAGCAGACCAACTGA
- the cckA gene encoding cell cycle histidine kinase CckA produces MTAESDHDLTREPVATHEPSPRSGSIALVLLVAAGLVAVAVGLMTLGRVQAQPYILGILAVLAMVGLFNLFAFAAGIIRFADRSLDDPVVGRIADHGFDGLAVTDPRGHVVYSNAAYLTLTGASGPQDVRPVERVFIGNPDVSEAVFRLLKAAREGKRQQEEVRISGQDGSQGRWLRMRVRPLGTGKREAKYAVWSIADITRDRERQEDVFQELQHAIEYLDHAPCGFFSVNPAGELAYVNATLANWLDYDLAEIGSGGLKLTDIVSGDGASLLTSIVAVPGEVKTEVFDIDLRMRTGKTMPVRLYHKLAFGADGAPGPSRTLVISRARDERSDPDRAAEVRFMRFFDHTPMAIATVDRAGNVVRSNARYAKLGQALGLDSASKSIFRAVNSRDRHLLIAAINQAAEGQADVAPVEVALEGPRERWGQFFVTPVDAAENEAEAAIVHMLETTERRALENQINQSQKMETVGQLAGGIAHDFNNVLSAIMMANDFLLNAHKPTDPSFQDIMQIKQNATRAATLVRQLLAFSRRQTLRPQVLDLGDALSDLAMLLRRLIGEKVKHETIHGRDLWPVKVDVSQFEQVIVNLAVNARDAMPDGGKLIIRTANVTADEAARLAYKGMPAADYVRIEVADTGTGIPADIRDKIFEPFFSTKEVGKGTGLGLSTVYGIVKQTGGFIYVDSAPGQGTSFHIFLPRHHAEPEAQVEQPAAAVSATNGAGKDAAAAEAKPRTDLTGQGTILLVEDEEGLRALNARGLRSRGYTVVEAENGVDAMEVLEEQSGAIDLVVSDVVMPEMDGPTLLKAMREKKPDIKFIFVSGYAEDAFEKSLPEGQQFDFLPKPFTLSQLVAAVKETMAKQG; encoded by the coding sequence ATGACCGCCGAGTCCGACCACGATCTCACCCGCGAGCCCGTTGCGACGCACGAGCCGTCGCCGCGCTCGGGCAGCATTGCGCTGGTGCTGCTGGTGGCCGCCGGCCTCGTCGCCGTCGCCGTCGGGCTGATGACGCTCGGGCGCGTGCAGGCGCAGCCCTATATCCTCGGCATCCTTGCCGTGCTGGCGATGGTCGGCCTGTTCAACCTGTTCGCTTTCGCCGCCGGGATCATCCGCTTCGCCGACCGCAGCCTCGATGATCCGGTCGTGGGGCGTATCGCCGATCACGGGTTCGATGGCCTCGCCGTGACCGATCCGCGCGGCCACGTGGTCTATTCCAACGCCGCCTATCTGACGCTCACCGGCGCCAGCGGTCCGCAGGACGTGCGCCCGGTCGAGCGTGTCTTCATCGGCAATCCCGACGTTTCGGAGGCCGTGTTCCGCCTGCTCAAGGCCGCGCGCGAAGGCAAGCGGCAGCAGGAAGAGGTCCGCATCTCCGGCCAGGACGGCAGCCAGGGCCGCTGGCTGCGCATGCGGGTGCGCCCGCTCGGCACCGGCAAGCGCGAGGCGAAATACGCGGTGTGGTCGATCGCCGACATCACCCGCGACCGCGAACGCCAGGAGGACGTGTTCCAGGAGCTCCAGCACGCCATCGAATATCTCGACCACGCGCCGTGCGGGTTCTTCTCGGTCAATCCGGCCGGGGAACTCGCTTACGTCAACGCGACGCTGGCGAACTGGCTCGACTACGACCTCGCCGAGATCGGCTCGGGCGGCCTCAAGCTGACCGACATCGTCTCCGGCGACGGCGCCTCGCTGCTGACCTCGATCGTGGCGGTGCCGGGCGAGGTGAAGACCGAGGTCTTCGACATCGACCTGCGGATGCGCACCGGCAAGACCATGCCGGTGCGGCTCTATCACAAGCTCGCCTTTGGCGCCGACGGCGCGCCGGGCCCGTCGCGCACGCTCGTGATCAGCCGCGCCCGCGACGAGCGCAGCGATCCCGATCGTGCCGCCGAAGTGCGCTTCATGCGCTTCTTCGACCATACGCCGATGGCGATTGCGACCGTGGACCGCGCCGGCAACGTGGTACGGTCCAACGCGCGCTATGCCAAGCTCGGGCAGGCGCTCGGGCTCGACAGCGCCTCCAAGTCGATCTTCCGCGCGGTGAATTCGCGCGACCGTCACCTCCTGATCGCGGCCATCAACCAGGCCGCCGAAGGCCAGGCCGACGTCGCGCCGGTGGAAGTGGCGCTGGAAGGGCCCAGGGAGCGCTGGGGCCAGTTCTTCGTCACGCCGGTGGATGCGGCCGAGAACGAGGCGGAAGCCGCCATCGTGCACATGCTCGAGACCACCGAGCGGCGCGCGCTGGAGAACCAGATCAACCAGTCGCAGAAGATGGAGACGGTCGGCCAGCTCGCCGGCGGCATCGCCCACGACTTCAACAACGTGCTCTCCGCCATCATGATGGCGAACGACTTCCTGCTGAACGCGCACAAGCCGACCGATCCGTCGTTCCAGGACATCATGCAGATCAAGCAGAACGCGACGCGGGCTGCCACGCTGGTGCGGCAGCTGCTGGCGTTCTCGCGGCGGCAGACGCTGCGGCCGCAGGTGCTCGATCTCGGCGATGCGCTGTCCGATCTCGCCATGCTGCTGCGCCGCCTGATCGGCGAGAAGGTCAAGCACGAGACCATCCACGGCCGCGATCTCTGGCCGGTCAAGGTCGACGTCTCCCAGTTCGAGCAGGTGATCGTCAATCTCGCGGTGAACGCGCGCGACGCCATGCCCGACGGCGGCAAGCTGATCATCCGCACCGCCAACGTCACCGCGGATGAAGCGGCCAGGCTCGCCTACAAGGGTATGCCGGCTGCGGATTATGTCCGCATCGAGGTCGCCGACACCGGCACCGGCATTCCCGCCGACATCCGCGACAAGATTTTCGAGCCGTTCTTCTCGACCAAGGAAGTCGGCAAGGGCACCGGCCTCGGGCTTTCCACCGTCTACGGCATCGTCAAGCAGACCGGCGGCTTCATCTACGTCGATTCCGCGCCGGGACAGGGCACCTCGTTCCACATCTTCCTGCCGCGTCACCATGCCGAGCCGGAAGCGCAGGTCGAGCAGCCGGCGGCTGCGGTCAGCGCGACCAACGGCGCCGGGAAGGACGCCGCGGCGGCCGAGGCCAAGCCGCGCACCGATCTCACGGGGCAGGGCACCATCCTGCTGGTCGAGGACGAAGAGGGCCTGCGCGCGCTGAACGCACGCGGATTGCGCTCGCGCGGCTACACCGTGGTCGAGGCCGAGAACGGCGTCGACGCCATGGAAGTGCTGGAGGAGCAGAGCGGGGCGATCGATCTCGTCGTCTCCGACGTGGTCATGCCCGAGATGGACGGCCCGACGCTTTTGAAGGCGATGCGGGAGAAGAAGCCCGACATCAAATTCATCTTCGTCTCCGGCTATGCCGAGGACGCCTTCGAGAAGAGCCTGCCCGAGGGACAGCAGTTCGACTTCCTGCCGAAGCCGTTCACGCTCAGCCAGCTGGTGGCGGCGGTGAAGGAGACGATGGCGAAGCAGGGGTGA
- a CDS encoding fumarate hydratase, translating to MNAPTAFPDPAKPVPPYKHTPLFPLGKDETPYKKITAEGVRVEKVLGKDMLVVSREALRALSEAAFGDINHYLRPGHLKQLRAILEDGEASPNDKFVALDFLKNANIAAGGVLPMCQDTGTAIIMGKKGCNVITDGDDEAALSEGARDAYLRRNLRYSQVAPLSMYEEKNTANNMPAQCEIYAEGDDAYKFMFMAKGGGSANKSFLFQATPSVLTKDRLLAFLKEKILTLGTAACPPYHLAIVIGGTSAELCMKTVKLASARYLDALPTHGSPDGNAFRDVEMEQEIHKMTQSLGVGAQFGGKYFCHDVRVIRMPRHGASLPIGLGVSCSADRQVLGKITKDGVYLEELEHNPAQYLPEVEQALGGDVVKIDLNQPMKDILATFSKHPIKTRVSMSGTMIVARDSAHAKLRERLEKGEPLPDYFKNHPVYYAGPAKTPEGYASGAFGPTTAGRMDSFVDQFQAAGGSMVMVAKGNRAPAVREACKKYGGFYLGSIGGAAANLAEHCIKKVEVLEYPELGMEAIWRIEVVDFPAFIIIDDKGNDFFKELNLG from the coding sequence ATGAACGCTCCGACCGCCTTCCCCGACCCGGCCAAGCCCGTTCCGCCCTACAAGCACACCCCGCTGTTTCCGCTCGGCAAGGACGAGACGCCCTACAAGAAGATCACGGCCGAGGGCGTCAGGGTCGAGAAGGTTCTGGGCAAGGACATGCTGGTGGTGTCGCGCGAGGCGCTGCGGGCGTTGTCGGAAGCCGCTTTCGGCGACATCAACCATTACCTGCGCCCCGGCCATCTGAAGCAGCTCCGCGCCATCCTGGAGGATGGCGAGGCCAGCCCGAACGACAAATTCGTCGCGCTGGACTTTCTGAAGAACGCCAACATCGCGGCCGGCGGCGTGCTGCCGATGTGCCAGGACACCGGCACCGCGATCATCATGGGCAAGAAGGGCTGCAACGTCATCACCGACGGCGACGACGAGGCGGCGCTGTCGGAAGGCGCGCGCGATGCGTATCTGCGCCGCAATCTGCGCTACTCGCAGGTCGCGCCGCTCTCGATGTACGAGGAGAAGAACACCGCCAACAACATGCCGGCGCAGTGCGAGATTTACGCCGAAGGTGATGACGCCTACAAGTTCATGTTCATGGCCAAGGGCGGCGGCAGCGCCAACAAGAGCTTCCTGTTCCAGGCCACGCCCTCGGTGCTGACCAAGGACCGGCTGCTCGCTTTCCTGAAGGAAAAGATCCTCACGCTCGGCACCGCCGCGTGCCCGCCCTATCACCTCGCCATCGTGATCGGCGGCACCTCGGCCGAGCTCTGCATGAAGACGGTGAAGCTGGCGTCGGCCCGCTATCTCGATGCGCTGCCGACCCACGGCTCGCCCGACGGCAACGCCTTTCGCGACGTCGAGATGGAGCAGGAAATCCACAAGATGACGCAGTCGCTCGGCGTCGGCGCACAGTTCGGCGGCAAGTATTTCTGCCACGACGTCCGCGTGATCCGCATGCCGCGCCACGGCGCTTCGCTGCCGATCGGGCTCGGCGTGTCGTGCTCGGCCGATCGCCAGGTGCTCGGCAAGATCACCAAAGACGGCGTCTATCTCGAGGAGCTCGAGCACAACCCGGCGCAATACCTGCCTGAGGTCGAGCAGGCGCTCGGCGGCGATGTCGTCAAGATCGATCTCAACCAGCCGATGAAGGACATCCTCGCGACCTTCTCGAAGCACCCGATCAAGACCCGGGTCTCGATGTCCGGCACCATGATCGTCGCGCGCGATAGCGCCCATGCCAAGCTGCGCGAGCGGCTGGAGAAGGGCGAGCCGCTGCCGGATTACTTCAAGAACCATCCGGTCTACTACGCCGGCCCCGCCAAGACGCCCGAGGGCTATGCCTCCGGCGCGTTCGGTCCGACCACGGCCGGCCGCATGGATTCCTTCGTCGATCAGTTCCAGGCCGCCGGCGGCTCGATGGTGATGGTGGCCAAGGGCAACCGCGCCCCGGCCGTGCGCGAGGCCTGCAAGAAGTATGGCGGCTTCTACCTCGGCTCGATCGGCGGCGCCGCCGCGAACCTTGCCGAGCACTGCATCAAGAAGGTCGAGGTGCTCGAATATCCCGAGCTCGGCATGGAAGCGATCTGGCGCATCGAAGTCGTCGACTTCCCGGCGTTCATCATCATCGATGACAAGGGGAACGACTTCTTCAAGGAATTGAATTTGGGCTAG
- a CDS encoding helix-turn-helix transcriptional regulator, producing MELNEKLLSLVGGIYDAALDDSRWPSTLRCIVDMAGGQSGGLVRIGAAGEAVIAHAVGVEPAYVQSYIETYEPFDPSRGVLHAPVGEIQTIRDWIDVDEFRTTMFYNEWTRPQGLEDAANILLDKSAEGLSRLSIMKAGGPVDRRMVQVISHLTPHLQRAMVVRQQLQQQNALETISVRTLDALRTAVLLLDADAHITHANAGARDILDEAEILRSVRGRLVTSDPNADRVLRQALASTVVGDRAMTGASISLHLTARDGSHFVAHLLPLTAGRRQSFAASYGACAVLFVSKAAFDTSLAPDLIRKLFKLTPTELRVLLSIVEIGGVPDVARSMGTAESTIKTHLARIFAKTGTKRQADLVRLMAAFTPPIKI from the coding sequence ATGGAACTGAACGAAAAGCTGCTGTCGCTGGTGGGGGGCATCTACGATGCGGCGCTGGACGATTCCCGATGGCCGTCGACGCTTCGTTGCATCGTCGACATGGCGGGCGGCCAGAGCGGCGGCCTGGTCCGGATCGGGGCAGCCGGCGAGGCCGTGATCGCGCATGCCGTCGGGGTCGAGCCCGCCTATGTTCAGTCCTACATCGAAACCTACGAACCGTTCGATCCCTCGCGCGGCGTGCTCCACGCGCCGGTCGGCGAGATCCAGACGATCAGGGACTGGATCGACGTCGACGAATTCCGCACCACCATGTTCTACAACGAATGGACGCGGCCGCAGGGCCTCGAGGACGCCGCCAATATCCTGCTCGATAAATCTGCCGAGGGACTATCCCGCCTCTCCATCATGAAGGCCGGCGGCCCGGTCGATCGCAGGATGGTCCAGGTGATCTCCCATCTCACGCCGCATTTGCAGCGGGCCATGGTCGTCAGACAGCAGCTGCAGCAGCAGAATGCGCTGGAGACGATTTCGGTCCGCACGCTCGATGCCCTGCGAACCGCCGTGCTGCTGCTCGATGCCGACGCTCACATCACGCACGCCAATGCCGGCGCGCGCGACATTCTGGATGAGGCCGAAATCCTTCGTTCGGTCCGGGGCCGGCTGGTGACGTCCGACCCGAATGCCGATCGTGTGTTGCGGCAGGCGCTGGCGAGCACGGTGGTCGGCGACCGGGCGATGACGGGCGCGAGCATCTCGCTGCATCTGACGGCCCGCGACGGCTCGCATTTCGTCGCGCATCTCCTGCCGCTGACCGCAGGGCGCCGGCAAAGCTTCGCAGCCAGCTACGGTGCCTGCGCCGTCCTGTTCGTCAGCAAGGCCGCGTTCGATACGAGCCTCGCGCCCGACCTGATCCGCAAGCTGTTCAAGCTGACGCCGACCGAGCTGCGCGTGCTCCTGTCCATTGTCGAGATCGGCGGAGTTCCCGACGTGGCCAGAAGCATGGGCACCGCCGAAAGCACGATCAAGACCCATCTCGCCCGGATCTTCGCAAAGACCGGTACCAAACGACAGGCGGATCTGGTCCGGCTGATGGCGGCCTTCACACCGCCGATCAAGATCTGA
- a CDS encoding lectin: MIRIEKTVTISGLALAMALLAMPSAQAQSADMTFFVTSNGPGKGADLGGLEGADAQCQKLAQAGGAATKTWRAYLSTQAADGKPAVNAKDRIGKGPWQNAKGTMIAKDVAELHGAANNLTKQTALSEKGEVINGRGDTPNRHDILTGTQPDGTAFAAGDDKTCKNWTSSTQGAAVVGHADRQGLRDDEPSKSWYSSHPSRGPEGGCSQADLKSTGGDGLLYCFAAN, translated from the coding sequence ATGATCCGCATCGAGAAGACCGTGACGATTTCAGGCCTTGCGCTGGCAATGGCCTTACTGGCGATGCCATCGGCGCAAGCGCAGTCGGCCGACATGACGTTCTTCGTGACGTCCAATGGCCCGGGCAAGGGCGCTGATCTCGGCGGGCTCGAGGGAGCCGATGCGCAGTGCCAGAAGCTTGCGCAGGCCGGCGGCGCCGCCACCAAGACTTGGCGTGCCTATCTCTCGACGCAGGCCGCCGACGGCAAGCCGGCCGTCAACGCCAAGGACCGCATCGGCAAGGGACCGTGGCAGAACGCCAAGGGCACGATGATCGCCAAGGACGTGGCCGAGCTGCACGGCGCTGCCAACAACCTCACCAAGCAGACGGCGCTCAGCGAAAAGGGCGAGGTCATCAACGGCCGCGGTGACACGCCGAACCGGCACGACATCCTGACGGGCACGCAACCCGACGGCACCGCGTTCGCCGCCGGTGACGACAAGACCTGCAAGAATTGGACGTCGAGCACGCAAGGCGCCGCGGTCGTCGGCCACGCGGATCGTCAAGGCCTTCGCGACGATGAGCCGTCGAAATCATGGTACAGCTCCCACCCCTCGCGCGGTCCCGAGGGCGGCTGCTCGCAAGCCGATCTGAAGAGCACCGGCGGCGACGGGTTGTTGTATTGTTTTGCGGCGAATTGA
- the fliR gene encoding flagellar biosynthetic protein FliR, translated as MRIDVSLLPALAASFMLAFARVGAMVMLLPGLGETNIPTRIKLSIALLLTLIILPLHRNAYHVDMGSLAPLLVLMLHEIAIGIVLGATARVTLSALQVAGSVIAQQMGLGFVTSVDPTQGQQGVLVGNFLTMLGVTLLFATDSHHLVIAALNDSYTIFSPGETVSSGDVAALATRAFAAAFSLGLQLSGPFLVFGLVFNIGLGVLARLMPQMQVYFVGVPLSIFAGFLVLAVVLTAMMGTYLDYFIGVMHQLMPLR; from the coding sequence ATGCGCATCGACGTCTCGCTGCTGCCGGCGCTCGCCGCCTCCTTCATGCTCGCCTTCGCCCGGGTCGGCGCGATGGTGATGCTGTTGCCGGGACTGGGCGAGACCAATATTCCGACGCGGATCAAGCTGTCGATCGCGCTGCTGCTGACGCTGATCATCCTGCCGCTGCATCGCAACGCCTACCATGTCGACATGGGCTCGCTGGCGCCGCTCCTGGTCCTGATGCTGCACGAGATCGCGATCGGAATCGTGCTGGGCGCCACCGCGCGCGTGACGCTGTCGGCGCTCCAGGTCGCGGGATCGGTGATCGCGCAGCAGATGGGGCTCGGTTTCGTCACCTCGGTCGATCCGACGCAGGGCCAGCAGGGCGTGCTGGTCGGCAACTTCCTGACCATGCTCGGGGTGACGCTGCTGTTCGCCACCGACAGCCATCATCTGGTGATCGCGGCGCTGAACGACAGCTATACGATCTTCTCGCCGGGCGAGACCGTATCGAGCGGCGATGTGGCCGCGCTCGCCACGCGCGCCTTTGCCGCCGCGTTCAGCCTCGGACTGCAGCTCTCGGGACCGTTCCTGGTGTTCGGCCTCGTCTTCAACATCGGGTTGGGTGTGCTGGCGCGGCTGATGCCGCAGATGCAGGTCTATTTCGTCGGCGTGCCGCTCTCGATCTTCGCGGGCTTCCTGGTGCTCGCCGTCGTGCTCACCGCGATGATGGGGACGTATCTGGATTATTTCATCGGTGTCATGCACCAGTTGATGCCGCTGAGGTAA